Proteins encoded within one genomic window of Streptomyces agglomeratus:
- a CDS encoding DUF6233 domain-containing protein, whose protein sequence is MSAPFDLPPDLSRLRVLETFLLAILARVRERIRHLEQQAVIHEKIERQKPPPEWTVQISINGHTPVAVHVGACSMGGSEVRSKAISRQDAIQALHDGVSACTLCRPDTELGILE, encoded by the coding sequence ATGTCCGCACCGTTTGATCTCCCACCGGACCTGTCGCGCCTGCGCGTGCTGGAGACCTTCCTGCTCGCGATCCTGGCCCGGGTGCGGGAGCGGATCCGGCACCTGGAGCAGCAGGCTGTCATCCACGAGAAGATCGAGCGGCAGAAGCCGCCGCCGGAGTGGACGGTGCAGATCAGCATCAACGGGCACACGCCCGTCGCCGTGCACGTCGGCGCGTGTTCCATGGGCGGAAGCGAGGTCCGCAGCAAGGCGATCAGCCGGCAGGACGCGATCCAGGCCCTGCACGACGGGGTCAGCGCCTGCACCCTGTGCCGCCCGGACACGGAACTGGGCATCCTCGAGTAA